AGAGCCGAACCAACCTGACCAACCTGAATCTGACCCGACCCAGTACCTCCAGATCTCCTACAATTATGGTCCTAGACCTTTTAAAGACCTTCCTTTtgtaatcttttttgtttttgttgttctttgtacTTTTGGGTTCGGTATCTTCTCTGTTTTTCacaaaaattctaattactCCAATCTATCTTCttataaatatgatttgaattCTAATTCTTGTGCAAGAAATTCGACCTTTAATGGTTTTTACGAgtcaagatttgatttttatgcttTGAGTTCATCAGGTTCAGTTTTTTTGAAGTCTTTGATATGGACCCTCGTAGTTACTTTGATTTTGAGTGTgcccatttgttttcttttgcttctttcgCTTAAACATTACACTAAGCAGATTGTTTATGTGTCACttcctttttttgttgtcaTACCTATCTTCTTTAACGTGTACTGGTTTGTTGCTTGTACTGTTAGCTCTTCTTGCAGTGATGCATTCCCTTTAGTTTATAGAATTTTGGTCTTGGTTTTCGTGTTCTTGATTATTGGGATCATTGTGTGGATTTTTGTAGCTAATTGGCATAGAATTGAATTAACAGTGAAGATAATTGGGGTTGCCTCTGATGCTTTGTCTAAGAATTTGGGTTTGTTTGTGGTGATCCCGTTGTTAACGCTTGGATTAGTGGTTTATTATGCGCCAATAGTGGTATTTTTAGTGTTTGCGAGATTGAATGGGAAAATTGTGCCTAAGGAATCAAATGGAGAATATAGGTGTGTTTGGAAGCAGGATAGTTGGGTGCCAGCATACTACACATTGGCAATTCTTACAATGTTGTGGTCTTTGACTATTATGGTTGAAGCTCAGGTTTATGTTATAAGTGGAACTGTTGCACAGTGGTACTTCACGAAGGAGGATGCAAAACCTAGAAGAAGTATAAGAAGTTCTTTGAGGTGATCTGTTGCTACTTATTCTTTTGTTACACTTATTACGTGAACATTGCATGTGTTTTTGGAATGTGGTTTATATTACAAACGGTTCTCTTGATtctcattttgaatttttggacTCTGGGATATGCTGATAGGTTATAATTTTTTGGAATGATTCTCATTTCAAGTAGTCCTCTTAGGAGTCCTTATTGAGCCAGGCACCTGTTAGTGGTGGTTGTCAATGATTTCGATGACTTGAATGTCTTGATTGTTGATCCTGCACCTAGCTAATAGGAGTATAGGACAGCTTGaagattttcttttgttggCCGGAATTCTGTACCTCCAACCAGATAAAGATTTCGCATTCCAATTAATctctataaatttataattgtttgcaATATCCTCTTATTGTCCTCAATACTAGTATCTCAGGGCACATTTCCTAACGTGCTCAAGATGAAACTTTGTTAGAGATTTATAATCATCATCATGACATGATTATTGTTTTGACCtttgtgtttaaaattatgCAGACATGCCTTTGGTCCCTCGTCAGGCACTGTATGTTTATCTGGACTGCTTATTTGTGTTGTTCGCTTTGTGCGTGCCGTTGTCGATAGTGCAAGACAAGAAGATGTTCCTGGGATGGTGAACCTTGTCTTGCGGTGTTGTGTCAAAGCATTACTTTCAGCAGTAGATTTTCTTAACAAGTTCACAATCAACTTCGTGGCAATAACCGGTGAAGGCTACTGCACTTCTGCAAGGATGACATATGAACTATTAAAACGTAATCTGCTATCTGCTGTTTTTGTTGAAACCGTCTCCACTCGTTTGCTGGCTGGAATTACATTCGTACTCTCAGCAATATATGCAATTGTGGTGAGTAGTTATTCTAACCTTTTGCTCCTGTTGTATTCCAGAGTTCCTAGTTGATGGTGATTTACCATGAGTAGGTTCTGCATGTATGTCCATACCAGTAATTTACTATGTGCTTGCATGTTGAAgttatcttttgttttggtgttgAAAGAAAAGGCTGACCTTTTATATCAAGATGATTTGATCTAATGATCtaatgcaattgttttttttgtaattctgtATTTGTAAACAGGTCTGCGCTATCCTGAAAGGTGCAAGCAGTATGGGGGTTTATTCATACGTTGTAGCAGTTCTCGCATGGGCACTCCTGATTATTGTGCTGGGTTTCTTTGTTCATGTGCTGGACAATGTGATCGAGACTGTTTATGTATGCTATGCCATAGATAGGGATAGGGGAGAGGTTTACAGAACAGAGGTCCATGAGGTTTACAGTCAGCTGCCTATTAGTAGAAATCATAGGCCGCCTATTGCTCCCATTGCTCCTGTTGTATAACAAAATATCCTTGTCTAATCTTTCATGATTTGTGGTCTGTCATTTGTTGTCTGTATGATTTGATAACTGCCACCTGGCAGATTGTGCATAACTTCCATTTGCTATGAACTTTGTTTAATAAAGAGCTGGATTTTCCAGGCAAGTCAAAGATCAAAGATGTTAATATGCCCTATGACCTGGTCTTAATGTGGTTTCTTAAAGCATGTTATAGTGGCATGTTTCATCTGAACTGGGGTGTAAACTCTTGGTAAGTGTTCTCTCTGATGCTTTTAGACTGTGCATGGATCTAGTGGTTCTGAAGGCAATCGGTAGCTATGGTTTTCAACCGTGGACTTGTATCTTGCATTTGTCTGATGCTTCTATCTATTCTTATGTTTGTTCTGAGAAACACAGATAACCCAATGCCTGGTGATAGCgttgtaaaaaaaacagaacgTTCTTCAGGTCTATTTGCCCCTTATTCCTGTTCATAATGGGAAACGCTGTTCCATGTCTTCGCTAATCTTGTTCATGCAGAATTATGCTCTCCATATGGTCAGACTCACAAAGGCCTTAAGTAACATATTTCCATGGCTCCTTTAATTCACAAAAGAACTTCGGGGTTTTTTCCCGCTTTCCAGGATAAATGGTGGGAGTTTCCATAAATCCACCATGATTCATCCTCCTCTTGCACAAGTTATTCTAGACTCTAAGCAGAAAGAGGTAGGTGCAAAATATGTCTCGTCGATCCCACCTAACAGCATATTGACTAAAATCTAGCTCTGGACTTTGTCCTGACAAAGTTCAAATTGTCTACTATGATCCCATTAGAAATGTTGGTGGTCCTCCGAGCatgatttcaattaaatttcacCTAAAAAAATGTTGCTTTAGTCTTCTtctcaattaaaattagaatttcgagtttttttttccaaaacaatgtgaattcaataataaaaaaaaaggttcttgtatcaaagttattaaaatctGGTATGACACATAACTTTGTAACAAATTAACTtgggctaattaattttttttaaaaaaattaaaataatattgtttttatttttttttaataaaaatcaaatcaaaattttaaccagTTATGGTTTGACTTGACAAATTAATCATATA
This region of Populus trichocarpa isolate Nisqually-1 chromosome 9, P.trichocarpa_v4.1, whole genome shotgun sequence genomic DNA includes:
- the LOC7472129 gene encoding uncharacterized protein LOC7472129; its protein translation is MGSGEEANKPTSLYDSSSQSQPLLLKPPSIEEPNQPDQPESDPTQYLQISYNYGPRPFKDLPFVIFFVFVVLCTFGFGIFSVFHKNSNYSNLSSYKYDLNSNSCARNSTFNGFYESRFDFYALSSSGSVFLKSLIWTLVVTLILSVPICFLLLLSLKHYTKQIVYVSLPFFVVIPIFFNVYWFVACTVSSSCSDAFPLVYRILVLVFVFLIIGIIVWIFVANWHRIELTVKIIGVASDALSKNLGLFVVIPLLTLGLVVYYAPIVVFLVFARLNGKIVPKESNGEYRCVWKQDSWVPAYYTLAILTMLWSLTIMVEAQVYVISGTVAQWYFTKEDAKPRRSIRSSLRHAFGPSSGTVCLSGLLICVVRFVRAVVDSARQEDVPGMVNLVLRCCVKALLSAVDFLNKFTINFVAITGEGYCTSARMTYELLKRNLLSAVFVETVSTRLLAGITFVLSAIYAIVVCAILKGASSMGVYSYVVAVLAWALLIIVLGFFVHVLDNVIETVYVCYAIDRDRGEVYRTEVHEVYSQLPISRNHRPPIAPIAPVV